The genome window ATAATATAAATGATTTCATAATAAAAGATAGGATAGGTTCAAATTTTCCTTTCTTCACATTCTTTTCAATCCTTTCTTCTGTTTTTATATCGACTCATATTCTGTTATGAACCATTTCCTTCCCATTTTTCTCTAGTTTCTCAATAAAATATTTCTTTGCCTTTCTCCAATAGAGCTTATATTTTGATGTTCTATATGACAGTAGATAGAAGTCCCTGTTCCTATATGCCTCAGAAAGAAAACAAATGAAACCTTCCCCCCTTGTCTCTTTTGAATATACATGAATATCACCACTGCAAATGGATCACAATAGTAATAATCCATTTTATGAAAATATAAGGGAGTTTTAGACAGATGATTTTTAGATATATTATAAGAAAAATAGCAGCTGCACAAAATCGCAATCAATTTAATCATGAAGCTCAATTACAAGAAGAAAAGTTTGTTATTTCTAAGAATTTGAAACAAAATTTGGATTTTATCAAATCCTCTTTAGGAGAGAGTAATGATATCAAGATACACGAGTTTGTCTTTGGTAAGAGACAATTTTTAGGCGCATTGATTTTTATTGATGGTTTAGTCAATAGTAATCAAATCACTGAAAGTATTTTAAAACCCCTTATTTCAGAGAAAGAAATGCATCTATCCCTTGAAGATGATTCGATTATAGATGAAATCCGCAAATCTGTTCTTTGTTCAGGGAGTGTTACAGAAAGCCATTTTTTTAATGAAATCTTTGATGGTTGTTTATCAGGAGATACCGTAATGTTATTAGACGGTTTTTCAGAAGCACTTATTATAGATACCCAAATGTGGGACAAAAGAAATGTAACAGAACCTCAGACAGAATCTGTAGTTCGAGGTCCAAGAGAAGGGTTTACAGAAAATTTTCGGACAAACACCTCTCTTTTAAGGAGAAGAATTAAAAGCCCTAGATTTAGAATGGAAAATATGATTATAGGCCACAAAACAGCTACGAATATATGTATTGCTTATATAGAAGGAGTTGCAAGACCGGAAATAATAGAACTCCTTAAAACACGATTGAATAATATCAATGTAGATTCCATATTAGATTCGGGATATATTGAGGAATATATTGAAGAATCTTCATTTTCTATTTTCCCAACAGTTGGATATAGCGAAAAACCTGATGTAATTGCATCAAAGATTCTAGAAGGGCGTATTGCTATTATTTCGGACGGGAGTCCATTTGTATTGACAGTTCCTATGCTATTTATTGAAAGTTTTCAAACAGCTGAAGATTATTATGGCAGGACAATTTATGCAAGTATAACGAGATTGATGAGGATTTTCTGTTTCTTTATTGCTATATTTGCTGTTCCTGGATTTATTGCATTCTCAACTTTTCATCAAGAGCTAATTCCAACGACACTCTTGTTTACCATAGCAAATGCAAGGGAAGGAACGCCTTTTCCTGCATTATTTGAGGCATTGATTATGGTAACTTCATTTGAAATTTTAAAAGAAGCAGGACTAAGATTGCCCCGGCCTGTAGGTCAGGCAATAAGTATTGTAGGAGCGTTGGTTATGGGTGATGCAGCAGTTTCAGCGGGACTTGTTGGTGCCCCCATGGTAATTACCGTTGCTATTACAGCTGTTGCAAGCTTTGTCATTCCCACTCAAACGGATTCCATATCTGTATTACGTATCATTATGATGATTTTAGCCTCTGTATTGGGCGGATTTGGAATTGCCATAGGATTTTTAGGAATGTTGGTTCAGCTTGCCAAGATGACATCTTTTGGTATGCCTTATTTTGAAGCGGTAATGTTCTCCAGAGATCAACAGGATAGTTTTATTCGAGTGCCCCTATGGATAATGAGAAAACGGCCAAAAAATATGGCCAGTGAAGATAAAAAAAGAAGGGACTCTACTATTCCACCGGTTCAACCCTATGAAAATATAAGTCAGGAAGGAAAAGATCTATTTGATGAATAAATATCGTTGGAGAATATTAATCATGATTGTCATATTATTAGCCAATACTACTTTAGCTGGATGCTGGGATAATGATGAATTGGATACCATCTCGATTGCTACAGGATTGGGAGTAGATGCTGCCGAAAATGAGGAAGATGTTCATTTGATTCTACAAGTGGGTAAAATAAAGGAGAATTCCGGATATGAGTCAGGAAGCAGCCAACAAGAAAACTCATTTTGGGTTATGGAAACTATAGACAAAGGGATATCGTCTGCTATAAATAATCTTGACACAGAAAGTACTCGGACGATATTTTTGCATCACAATCAAGTAATCATTTTTGGAAAAGAACAAGCCCAAAAGGGGATAAAAAAGTATGTGGATGCCTTTAGTAGAGAACATCAGATGCGTATGGAAACATGGGTTGTCGTTGCCGATAATATGGCGAAAGACATACTATCAAATGCTGTTGAACAGGAAACAAATTCTGCTATCGGATTGTCTAAAATGATAGAGACAAGTTCTCGACAATATGAATCTTTTTCAGTGCGATTTATAGATCTCATATCTAAAATGATGGAAGAGACTACATCACCTATTATTCCCATAGTTAGAGCAAAGCCTGAAGACCAAAATTCTAAATTTGAAATCACAGGATTAGCTATTTTTAAAGACGACAAATATATAGGAAAACTGGATTTGGAGAAAGTGAGAGGATATTCCTGGATCATGGATCGTTGTAAAAAAAACTCATTGAATGTAACGACGGACAATGGTTATGCAAATATGAATATAACAAATATCAACCTTAAAAAAGATCCCAAAATAACTGAGGATGAATTATTGATTTCTATTGATTTTAAGGGAGACAT of Irregularibacter muris contains these proteins:
- a CDS encoding Ger(x)C family spore germination protein, whose protein sequence is MNKYRWRILIMIVILLANTTLAGCWDNDELDTISIATGLGVDAAENEEDVHLILQVGKIKENSGYESGSSQQENSFWVMETIDKGISSAINNLDTESTRTIFLHHNQVIIFGKEQAQKGIKKYVDAFSREHQMRMETWVVVADNMAKDILSNAVEQETNSAIGLSKMIETSSRQYESFSVRFIDLISKMMEETTSPIIPIVRAKPEDQNSKFEITGLAIFKDDKYIGKLDLEKVRGYSWIMDRCKKNSLNVTTDNGYANMNITNINLKKDPKITEDELLISIDFKGDINVSEMQGFEGMNSNEVFSALKKAGERAIKKEILDCFNYTKELNGDIYGFGTEISRKYPKEWEKMKENWNDLYTELKMEININLTVRDTGKIVKSLDMEERAE
- a CDS encoding spore germination protein; translation: MIFRYIIRKIAAAQNRNQFNHEAQLQEEKFVISKNLKQNLDFIKSSLGESNDIKIHEFVFGKRQFLGALIFIDGLVNSNQITESILKPLISEKEMHLSLEDDSIIDEIRKSVLCSGSVTESHFFNEIFDGCLSGDTVMLLDGFSEALIIDTQMWDKRNVTEPQTESVVRGPREGFTENFRTNTSLLRRRIKSPRFRMENMIIGHKTATNICIAYIEGVARPEIIELLKTRLNNINVDSILDSGYIEEYIEESSFSIFPTVGYSEKPDVIASKILEGRIAIISDGSPFVLTVPMLFIESFQTAEDYYGRTIYASITRLMRIFCFFIAIFAVPGFIAFSTFHQELIPTTLLFTIANAREGTPFPALFEALIMVTSFEILKEAGLRLPRPVGQAISIVGALVMGDAAVSAGLVGAPMVITVAITAVASFVIPTQTDSISVLRIIMMILASVLGGFGIAIGFLGMLVQLAKMTSFGMPYFEAVMFSRDQQDSFIRVPLWIMRKRPKNMASEDKKRRDSTIPPVQPYENISQEGKDLFDE